A genomic window from Triticum urartu cultivar G1812 chromosome 7, Tu2.1, whole genome shotgun sequence includes:
- the LOC125524291 gene encoding uncharacterized protein LOC125524291, which produces MATETGTAAAAAAPRLLLGPPLVRAARPSPNAADDAPESHPFLDLLDAAFNAPSAAEAKAALAPRRARTENCNATYANSGDPCVDFFFHVVPSTPAARVRDLLAAAWARDPLTALRLACNLRGVRGTGKSDREGFYAAALWLHDHHPRTLACNVAALAEFGYLKDFPELLFRLVRGQDVRRLAKEGTAADKARREGKQLAEQRVGLRVRLAGRKRAREAATRSVVTEAAAVAEQKTEAMEVDQKKASKRGVPKKVRTMAKLAVQSLETYYGDRAYRFLFDAVADFFAALLSSDMKQMALGGKKRKIGLAAKWCPTPGSSFDRATLLCEAIACRLFPRDSDPEYAELSDEHYSYRVLRRLRREVLVPIRKALELPEVYMCAQRWDELPYARVASVAMRRYKALFQKHDEERFAKYLEDVEAGKAKIAAGAVLPHEIAAAAYRGEEDEVAELQWRRMVDDLRAKGSLRNCISICDVSGSMEGTPMEVAIALGVLTSELSEEPWAGKVITFHTRPSIHVIKGETLRDKMRFVAKLEWHGSTNFQGVFDRILATAREAQLPPEKMVRTVFVYSDMEFGEACGRGVYNGMPYGEGSWDTDYAAICRKFRDAGYGDAVPQVVFWNLRDSKSTPVTSTQPGAAMVSGFSKNVLKIFLQNDGVVNPEAIMTQAIAGDEYHKLQIYD; this is translated from the coding sequence ATGGCGACGGAGAcgggcaccgccgccgccgcagccgcgcCGCGCCTCCTCCTGGGCCCGCCGCTGGTCCGCGCGGCGCGCCCCTCGCCCAACGCCGCCGACGACGCCCCGGAGTCGCACCCGTTCCTCGACCTCCTCGACGCGGCCTTCAACGCGCCCTCCGCCGCCGAGGCCAAGGCGGCGCTGGCCCCGCGGCGGGCGCGCACGGAGAACTGCAACGCCACGTACGCCAACTCGGGCGACCCTTGCGTCGACTTCTTCTTCCACGTGGTCCCGTCCACGCCCGCCGCGCGCGTGCGCGatctcctcgccgccgcctgGGCCCGCGACCCGCTCACGGCGCTCAGGCTCGCCTGCAACCTCCGCGGCGTGCGCGGCACCGGCAAGTCGGACCGGGAGGGCTTCTATGCCGCCGCGCTCTGGCTGCACGACCACCACCCGCGCACGCTCGCCTGCAACGTCGCCGCGCTCGCCGAGTTTGGGTATCTCAAGGACTTCCCCGAGCTGCTCTTCCGCCTCGTCCGCGGCCAGGACGTGCGCAGGCTCGCCAAGGAGGGCACCGCCGCCGACAAGGCGCGCAGGGAGGGCAAGCAGCTCGCCGAGCAGCGGGTCGGCCTCCGCGTCAGGCTCGCCGGCCGCAAGCGCGCCCGCGAGGCCGCTACCAGGTCCGTCGTCACGGAGGCGGCGGCCGTGGCGGAGCAGAAGACCGAGGCCATGGAGGTCGATCAGAAGAAGGCCTCCAAGCGGGGCGTGCCGAAGAAGGTCCGGACCATGGCCAAGCTCGCCGTGCAGTCGCTCGAGACCTACTACGGCGACCGCGCCTACCGCTTCCTGTTCGACGCCGTGGCCGACTTCTTCGCCGCCCTGCTCTCCTCCGACATGAAGCAGATGGCCCTCGGCGGCAAGAAGAGGAAGATCGGGCTGGCCGCCAAGTGGTGCCCCACGCCGGGCTCCTCCTTCGACCGCGCCACGCTGCTCTGCGAGGCCATCGCCTGCCGCCTCTTCCCGCGCGACTCCGACCCCGAGTACGCCGAGCTCTCGGACGAGCACTACAGCTACCGcgtcctccgccgcctccgccgcgagGTGCTCGTGCCGATCCGCAAGGCCCTGGAGCTCCCGGAGGTCTACATGTGCGCGCAGCGGTGGGACGAGCTGCCCTACGCCCGCGTCGCCTCGGTGGCCATGCGCCGCTACAAGGCCCTCTTCCAGAAGCACGACGAGGAGCGCTTCGCCAAGTACCTCGAGGACGTGGAGGCCGGCAAGGCCAAGATCGCGGCGGGCGCGGTGCTGCCGCACGAGATCGCCGCGGCCGCCTACCGCGGCGAGGAGGACGAGGTGGCGGAGCTGCAGTGGCGCCGCATGGTGGACGACCTCCGCGCCAAGGGCTCCCTCCGCAACTGCATCTCCATCTGCGACGTGTCCGGGAGCATGGAGGGCACCCCCATGGAGGTGGCCATCGCGCTGGGCGTGCTCACCTCGGAGCTCAGCGAGGAGCCGTGGGCGGGCAAGGTGATCACGTTCCACACCAGGCCCTCCATCCACGTGATCAAGGGCGAGACGCTGCGCGACAAGATGCGGTTCGTCGCCAAGCTCGAGTGGCACGGGAGCACCAACTTCCAGGGCGTGTTCGACCGCATCCTCGCCACGGCCAGGGAGGCCCAGCTGCCGCCGGAGAAGATGGTCCGCACCGTCTTCGTCTACAGCGACATGGAGTTCGGCGAGGCGTGCGGGCGGGGCGTCTACAACGGCATGCCCTACGGCGAGGGGTCGTGGGACACGGACTACGCCGCCATCTGCCGCAAGTTCAGGGACGCCGGCTACGGCGACGCCGTGCCCCAGGTGGTGTTCTGGAACCTGCGCGACTCCAAGTCGACGCCCGTCACGTCCACCCAGCCCGGCGCCGCCATGGTCAGCGGCTTCTCCAAGAACGTGCTCAAGATCTTCCTGCAGAACGACGGCGTGGTCAACCCCGAGGCCATCATGACCCAGGCCATCGCCGGCGACGAGTACCACAAGCTTCAAATCTACGATTAG